In Geotalea uraniireducens, one genomic interval encodes:
- a CDS encoding type II toxin-antitoxin system PemK/MazF family toxin, with protein sequence MFKRGGIYSVNLAHEGEGVQETCPCLVVSNNISNEYSPVVTIVPLSFSPREKIYEFETFLPAAKTGLVRDARISSHIIITIDKTKVVGERIGFLPKTLMEAVEKALRLQLAL encoded by the coding sequence ATGTTTAAGCGGGGGGGGATCTATTCGGTCAACCTGGCTCACGAGGGCGAGGGGGTTCAGGAAACCTGCCCCTGCCTGGTGGTGAGCAACAACATCAGCAACGAATACTCGCCGGTGGTCACCATCGTCCCGCTCTCCTTCTCGCCGCGGGAGAAGATCTACGAGTTCGAAACGTTCCTGCCGGCGGCGAAAACCGGCCTGGTCCGGGATGCCCGGATCAGCTCGCACATCATCATCACCATCGACAAGACCAAGGTGGTCGGCGAGCGAATCGGCTTTCTCCCCAAAACGCTGATGGAGGCGGTCGAAAAGGCGCTTCGCCTCCAACTCGCCCTCTGA
- a CDS encoding B12-binding domain-containing radical SAM protein — protein sequence MNVLLLRPHPGNDRFGLGPFFRVEPLGLEYIGAALRAAGHTVTAADLRFRPAAAAWVRRSRPRLVGISCLHALEYERVVETAREVRRASPETFILVGGHAAAAFPAPLECDAVDAICLDDGEELVPAVAAALDRGERLDEVPGLRLRTGDGWFSTPEPSRQGCLDLVPLPARDLVARHRHGYHCLLFKPVWLVETARGCPHRCSFCSVWQLYGRSCRERSIAAVVEDFATAGDAVFVADDLFWHNPERSLELAAALKKRGVFKRWLLVQTRTDLICRSGELMAAWRPLAKDFDIFLGLEAATDRGLAGLAKDSGVAASVEAVRLARELRYGINGNFLIDPDWNEGDFHDLWEFVARHGLQRAGFTILTPLPGTDYFREVASRIAAQPWSNFDMHHLLWEPRLGARRFFELYAETWRRSILNTSGEKGLADWMRQVRPAQVPYIARVLWRTQRMMKPAAYLAEYEATRPRTTAPLVGAELPAGAPAAGRGVA from the coding sequence ATGAACGTACTGCTGCTTCGCCCCCATCCCGGTAATGACCGGTTCGGTCTCGGGCCGTTCTTTCGGGTCGAACCGCTCGGGCTCGAATATATCGGCGCGGCGCTGCGGGCTGCCGGCCACACGGTAACCGCCGCCGACCTCCGCTTCCGCCCCGCTGCCGCTGCCTGGGTGCGCCGAAGCCGGCCGCGGCTGGTCGGAATCTCCTGCCTCCATGCCCTGGAATACGAGCGGGTGGTCGAAACCGCCCGCGAAGTTCGGCGGGCCAGCCCCGAGACCTTCATTCTGGTCGGCGGCCATGCGGCGGCGGCGTTTCCCGCCCCGCTGGAGTGCGACGCGGTCGATGCCATCTGTCTCGACGACGGCGAAGAGCTGGTGCCGGCGGTGGCAGCGGCGCTGGACCGGGGGGAGCGACTCGACGAGGTGCCGGGGCTCCGCCTGCGGACCGGCGATGGCTGGTTCAGCACCCCCGAGCCGTCCCGGCAGGGCTGTCTCGACCTGGTGCCGCTACCGGCCCGCGACCTGGTGGCGCGGCACCGCCACGGCTACCACTGCCTCCTCTTCAAACCGGTCTGGCTTGTCGAAACGGCCCGCGGCTGTCCGCACCGCTGCTCCTTCTGTTCGGTCTGGCAGCTCTACGGCCGCTCCTGCCGCGAACGGAGCATCGCCGCGGTAGTCGAGGACTTCGCTACGGCGGGGGATGCGGTGTTCGTCGCCGACGATCTCTTCTGGCACAACCCGGAGCGGAGTCTCGAACTGGCGGCGGCGCTGAAAAAGCGAGGGGTCTTCAAACGCTGGCTCCTGGTGCAGACCCGCACCGACCTGATCTGCCGGAGCGGTGAGCTGATGGCGGCCTGGCGGCCGCTGGCCAAAGACTTCGATATCTTTCTCGGCCTCGAAGCGGCCACCGACCGGGGACTGGCGGGGCTGGCCAAGGACAGCGGCGTGGCGGCAAGCGTCGAAGCGGTGCGGCTCGCCCGGGAGCTGCGCTACGGGATCAACGGCAACTTTCTGATCGATCCCGACTGGAACGAGGGGGACTTCCACGACCTGTGGGAGTTCGTCGCCCGCCACGGCCTGCAGCGGGCCGGTTTTACCATCCTGACGCCGCTGCCGGGAACCGACTATTTCCGGGAGGTGGCGTCGCGGATTGCCGCCCAGCCGTGGTCCAACTTCGACATGCACCACTTGCTCTGGGAGCCGCGACTCGGCGCCCGGCGGTTCTTCGAACTCTATGCCGAAACCTGGCGCCGCTCGATTCTCAACACCTCGGGCGAAAAGGGGCTGGCCGACTGGATGCGCCAGGTGCGGCCGGCCCAGGTTCCCTACATCGCCCGGGT
- a CDS encoding antitoxin — translation MPNTRLNITLPTHIVDDIKALYGPRGLSQFLEEAAQEKLADLKKKAYRGLIEGYQSTADETVEVLKKIENAVTEKRDV, via the coding sequence ATGCCGAACACTCGCCTCAACATCACCCTCCCCACTCACATCGTCGACGACATCAAGGCGTTGTACGGTCCTCGGGGGCTGAGCCAGTTCCTGGAAGAGGCGGCCCAGGAGAAGCTGGCCGACTTGAAGAAGAAGGCCTACCGGGGGCTCATCGAAGGGTACCAGTCGACCGCCGACGAGACGGTTGAAGTGTTGAAGAAGATCGAGAACGCGGTCACGGAGAAGCGCGATGTTTAA
- a CDS encoding PTS sugar transporter subunit IIA: MLLDTAEAAQLLDVDEKTMLRWIRKDGLPATFVNEVYRINRADLLEWATDRGIKVKPEIYAAADEESTSLPTLLQALEAGGIHCNVPGTDKLGVLKNVVGLLRLPPQVDPEFVLQVLLAREALGTTAIGDGIAIPHVRNPILLHVSSPAVTLCFLETPIDFNALDGKPVRILFTLTSPSAKVHLHLLSKLAYALRDPRLRQLLQDRCDPAAIKAAIAEIENELGR; the protein is encoded by the coding sequence ATGCTGCTGGATACGGCCGAGGCGGCCCAGCTCCTTGATGTCGACGAAAAGACCATGCTCCGCTGGATCAGGAAGGACGGGCTCCCCGCGACCTTCGTCAACGAGGTCTACCGGATCAACCGGGCGGATCTCCTCGAATGGGCGACCGACCGGGGAATCAAGGTCAAGCCGGAGATCTACGCTGCGGCCGACGAAGAGAGCACGAGCCTGCCGACGCTGCTGCAGGCCCTGGAGGCGGGCGGCATCCACTGCAATGTCCCGGGCACGGACAAGCTCGGCGTGCTGAAAAACGTCGTCGGCCTGCTCCGCCTCCCCCCCCAGGTCGATCCCGAGTTCGTCCTCCAGGTCCTCTTGGCGCGGGAAGCCCTCGGCACCACCGCCATCGGCGACGGGATCGCCATTCCCCACGTCCGGAACCCGATCCTCCTTCACGTCTCCTCGCCGGCGGTAACGCTCTGCTTCCTGGAGACGCCGATCGATTTCAACGCCCTGGACGGCAAGCCGGTCCGGATTCTTTTCACCCTCACCAGCCCGTCGGCCAAGGTTCACCTGCACCTGCTGTCGAAGCTGGCCTACGCCCTGCGCGACCCCCGGCTCCGGCAACTGCTGCAGGACCGTTGCGACCCGGCGGCGATCAAGGCCGCTATTGCGGAAATAGAAAACGAACTCGGGAGGTGA
- a CDS encoding proton-conducting transporter membrane subunit, with protein sequence MNGAGELLGPGPLLVSASLLAAVSGLPLFLGLAPPRAGQRLATLMMLLAALTGIGGAAQAIGTGRSAAFTLSWGLPFGAAEFAVDPLTAFFALPVLFIAACCSLYALDYWSAADHPRTVRRLTLFFGLAVAAMLWVVMARNGVLFLIAWEIMALTIYFALTAEDAKPAVREAGTLYLITTHIGTLALFALFALLAGTHGSFLFPAPASLRLAGAPAAALFLAALVGFGIKSGLMPLHVWLPSAHANAPSHVSAIMSGVLLKIGIYGIVRVLSFFAVIPLWWGILLLVTGMISGVAGVAFAIGQHDLKRLLAYHSIENIGIIAIGLGVATIGLAAGSPTVAVLGIAGALLHVLNHATFKSLLFLGAGSVIHATGSREIDLLGGLLKRMPATAGLFFVGAVAICGLPPLNGFISELLIYLGIFREVSGGSGAAAAFTALAAPALALVGGLAVACFVKVCGVVFLGVARSPRAEQAHEAGWPMLAPMGLLALVCAVIGVAPVVVAPLLANVLGSWRPEVAGPAAELGGHAPLMALTVAALALLILVALLLLFFARKTRGSRPATSVTWGCGYLRPTPRMQYSASSFAEMLVGLFSGLLRPHGKTPVINGLAPAPARFASHVPETVLELLYLPLFAKANEKLAPIRKLQHGQLHLYILYTFITLVTLLIIGML encoded by the coding sequence ATGAATGGTGCGGGAGAGCTGCTCGGCCCCGGCCCGCTCCTGGTCAGCGCCTCGCTGCTTGCCGCCGTCTCCGGTTTGCCGCTGTTCCTCGGGCTGGCCCCGCCCCGCGCCGGCCAGCGGCTGGCCACCCTGATGATGCTGCTCGCCGCCCTGACCGGCATCGGCGGCGCGGCCCAGGCGATCGGCACCGGCCGCAGTGCTGCCTTCACCCTCTCCTGGGGGCTTCCGTTCGGCGCCGCCGAATTCGCCGTCGACCCCCTCACCGCTTTCTTCGCCCTCCCCGTCCTGTTCATCGCCGCCTGCTGTTCTCTCTACGCCCTCGACTACTGGAGCGCCGCCGACCATCCGCGCACCGTTCGCCGGCTGACCCTTTTCTTCGGCCTGGCGGTCGCCGCGATGCTGTGGGTGGTCATGGCCCGCAACGGTGTGCTCTTTCTGATCGCCTGGGAAATCATGGCGCTGACCATCTATTTCGCCCTGACCGCCGAAGATGCCAAGCCGGCGGTCCGCGAGGCGGGGACCCTCTACCTGATCACCACCCACATCGGCACCCTGGCGCTCTTCGCTCTCTTTGCCCTGCTCGCCGGTACCCACGGGTCATTCCTCTTCCCGGCGCCGGCTTCGCTCCGCCTCGCCGGCGCGCCGGCAGCGGCCCTCTTTCTCGCCGCCCTCGTCGGCTTCGGCATCAAGTCCGGCCTGATGCCGCTCCACGTCTGGCTCCCCTCGGCCCACGCCAACGCCCCGAGCCACGTCTCGGCGATCATGTCGGGGGTACTGCTGAAAATCGGCATCTACGGCATCGTCCGGGTCCTCTCCTTTTTCGCCGTGATTCCTCTCTGGTGGGGGATACTGCTCTTGGTGACCGGGATGATCTCCGGGGTGGCCGGCGTCGCCTTCGCCATCGGTCAGCACGACCTGAAACGGCTCCTCGCCTACCACAGTATCGAAAATATCGGCATTATCGCCATCGGTCTCGGCGTCGCCACCATCGGCCTGGCCGCCGGTTCGCCGACGGTGGCCGTGCTCGGCATCGCCGGAGCGCTGCTCCACGTCCTCAACCACGCGACCTTCAAATCGCTTCTCTTTCTCGGCGCCGGTTCGGTGATCCACGCCACCGGCAGCCGGGAGATCGATCTGCTGGGGGGGCTGCTCAAACGGATGCCGGCCACCGCCGGGCTGTTCTTCGTCGGGGCCGTCGCTATCTGCGGCCTGCCGCCGTTGAACGGCTTCATCAGCGAACTGCTCATCTACCTGGGGATATTTCGGGAGGTCAGCGGGGGGAGCGGCGCCGCGGCCGCCTTTACCGCCCTGGCGGCACCGGCACTGGCACTGGTGGGCGGCTTGGCGGTGGCCTGTTTCGTCAAGGTCTGCGGGGTGGTCTTTCTTGGCGTCGCCCGCTCGCCGCGGGCGGAGCAGGCCCATGAGGCCGGCTGGCCGATGCTGGCCCCGATGGGGCTGCTGGCGCTGGTTTGTGCGGTGATCGGCGTCGCGCCGGTGGTAGTGGCGCCGCTGCTGGCGAACGTGCTCGGGAGCTGGCGGCCGGAGGTTGCCGGACCGGCGGCCGAGCTCGGCGGCCATGCCCCGCTGATGGCGCTGACCGTCGCGGCACTCGCCCTGCTGATCCTGGTGGCCCTGCTGCTCCTCTTCTTTGCCCGGAAAACCAGGGGCAGCCGGCCGGCAACGTCGGTCACCTGGGGGTGCGGCTATCTCCGCCCCACGCCGCGGATGCAGTACAGCGCTTCATCGTTCGCCGAGATGCTGGTCGGCCTGTTCAGCGGCCTCCTCCGCCCCCACGGCAAAACGCCGGTCATCAACGGCCTGGCGCCGGCACCGGCCCGCTTCGCCAGCCACGTCCCGGAAACGGTGCTTGAACTGCTCTACCTTCCCCTGTTTGCCAAGGCGAACGAAAAGCTTGCGCCGATCCGCAAATTACAGCACGGCCAGCTGCACCTCTACATCCTCTATACCTTCATTACCCTGGTGACGTTGCTGATTATCGGCATGCTCTAG